One segment of Tamlana crocina DNA contains the following:
- the udk gene encoding uridine kinase has product MLIIGIAGGTGCGKTTVVNQILNELPEGEVGILSQDSYYKDTSHLSFDERVKINFDHPRSIDFELLTAHLQELKNGKPIQQPVYSFVKHNRTGDTILTHPRKVMIVEGILVLSNPELRDMFDIKVFVHADTDERLIRRLKRDISERGRDLEEVLNRYQTTLKPMHNQFIEPMKEFADIIIPNNKYNTVAIDIVRTIITQKL; this is encoded by the coding sequence ATGCTTATAATCGGAATTGCTGGCGGAACGGGCTGCGGAAAAACTACCGTAGTCAATCAGATATTAAATGAATTGCCGGAAGGCGAAGTGGGCATACTTTCCCAAGATTCCTATTACAAAGATACCTCGCATTTAAGTTTTGACGAGCGTGTTAAAATTAATTTCGACCACCCACGTTCTATCGATTTTGAGCTTTTGACGGCGCATTTACAGGAACTGAAAAACGGAAAACCCATCCAGCAACCCGTGTATTCCTTTGTAAAACACAACCGGACGGGCGACACCATTTTAACGCATCCGCGAAAAGTGATGATTGTTGAGGGCATTTTGGTGCTTTCGAATCCGGAGTTACGGGATATGTTCGACATAAAAGTATTTGTGCACGCCGATACCGATGAACGATTAATCCGCAGACTGAAACGCGATATTTCGGAACGTGGCCGCGATTTAGAAGAAGTTTTAAACCGCTACCAAACCACACTAAAACCTATGCACAACCAATTTATCGAGCCCATGAAGGAGTTTGCAGACATCATCATCCCCAACAACAAATACAACACGGTTGCCATTGATATTGTGAGAACCATTATCACCCAAAAACTGTAA
- the scpA gene encoding methylmalonyl-CoA mutase — translation MRKNLQHIELKSESGKQKPETSTFQTAEGIGVKSVYSKKDIEGLAHLNFAAGITPNLRGPYSTMYVGRPWTIRQYAGFSTAEESNAFYRRNLKGGQKGLSVAFDLATHRGYDSDHERVVGDVGKAGVAIDTVEDMKILFDQIPLDKMSVSMTMNGAVLPIMAFYIVAAEEQGVKPEDLAGTIQNDILKEFMVRNTYIYPPSPSMKIISDIFEYTSKHMPKFNSISISGYHMQEAGATCDIELAYTLADGLEYIKTGLKAGLNIDDFAPRLSFFWGIGMNHFMEIAKMRAARMLWAKLVKPFNPKNEKSLSLRTHCQTSGWSLTEQDPFNNVARTTIEAAAAVFGGTQSLHTNALDEAIALPTDFSARIARNTQLFLQKETQITKTADPWAGSFYVEKLTHDIAKKAWKLIEEVEDLGGMTKAIEAGIPKLRIEEAAARKQARIDSGKDIIVGVNQYEPDHEAPISILEVDNQTVRNQQIEQLNHIKSSRNSKKAEDALLKLTEAADAWLKSKDSLLQGNNNLLALAVEAAKERATLGEISLALETVFGRHQAQIKSFSGVYSKEIKDDDSFKKAQQMADAFAEQEGRRPRIMIAKMGQDGHDRGAKVVATGYADVGFDVDIAPLFQTPKEVAKQAVENDVHILGISSQAAGHKTLVPQVIEELKTYGREDILVIVGGVIPKRDYQFLFDAGVVAVFGPGTKISDAAVQVLEILMD, via the coding sequence TTGAGAAAGAACCTTCAACATATTGAATTAAAATCTGAATCCGGAAAACAAAAACCGGAAACTTCAACCTTTCAAACAGCCGAAGGAATCGGGGTGAAATCGGTGTATTCAAAAAAAGATATTGAAGGTTTAGCTCATTTAAACTTTGCTGCAGGCATCACACCAAATCTCCGCGGGCCATACAGCACCATGTACGTGGGCAGACCTTGGACGATAAGGCAATACGCCGGGTTTTCAACGGCTGAAGAAAGTAACGCTTTTTACCGACGAAATTTGAAGGGCGGACAAAAGGGCCTTTCCGTAGCCTTCGACCTTGCCACCCACCGCGGATACGACAGCGACCACGAGCGAGTAGTAGGTGATGTAGGAAAAGCTGGTGTTGCTATCGATACGGTAGAGGACATGAAAATACTTTTTGACCAAATTCCGTTGGATAAAATGAGCGTTTCCATGACCATGAACGGTGCCGTTTTACCCATCATGGCTTTTTATATCGTCGCTGCTGAAGAACAAGGTGTTAAGCCCGAAGATTTGGCCGGCACCATACAAAACGATATTTTAAAGGAATTCATGGTGCGGAACACTTACATTTATCCGCCTTCGCCATCCATGAAAATCATTTCAGATATTTTTGAATACACCAGCAAACATATGCCGAAATTCAACAGTATAAGTATTTCAGGCTACCACATGCAAGAAGCCGGTGCCACCTGCGATATCGAATTGGCATACACTTTGGCCGATGGTTTGGAATACATCAAAACCGGACTGAAAGCTGGATTAAACATTGATGATTTTGCGCCGCGCCTCTCCTTCTTTTGGGGCATTGGCATGAACCATTTTATGGAAATTGCCAAAATGCGTGCCGCACGCATGCTTTGGGCTAAATTGGTAAAACCATTCAATCCTAAAAACGAAAAATCGCTGTCGTTACGTACCCATTGCCAAACATCGGGCTGGAGCTTAACCGAACAAGACCCGTTCAATAACGTGGCACGAACTACCATTGAAGCCGCTGCTGCTGTTTTTGGAGGCACTCAAAGTTTGCATACCAATGCGCTGGATGAAGCCATTGCGCTACCAACCGATTTCTCGGCTCGAATTGCGCGAAACACACAGCTATTTTTACAGAAAGAAACCCAAATCACAAAAACGGCCGACCCTTGGGCGGGAAGCTTTTACGTTGAAAAACTAACACACGATATTGCCAAAAAAGCGTGGAAACTCATTGAAGAAGTCGAAGATTTAGGCGGTATGACCAAAGCCATTGAAGCCGGAATTCCTAAACTCCGCATTGAAGAAGCTGCTGCCCGAAAACAGGCCAGAATCGATTCTGGGAAGGATATTATTGTTGGCGTGAACCAATACGAACCCGACCACGAAGCACCCATATCTATTTTGGAAGTGGACAACCAAACGGTACGAAACCAACAAATTGAACAGTTAAACCACATTAAATCTTCACGAAATTCAAAAAAAGCGGAAGACGCTTTATTGAAATTGACCGAAGCTGCAGACGCTTGGCTAAAATCAAAAGATTCCCTTTTGCAAGGGAATAATAATTTACTAGCTTTAGCAGTGGAAGCGGCTAAGGAACGGGCTACCCTTGGCGAAATCAGTTTGGCTTTGGAAACCGTGTTTGGTAGGCACCAAGCTCAAATAAAATCATTTTCAGGCGTGTACAGCAAAGAGATAAAAGACGACGACAGTTTTAAAAAGGCACAGCAAATGGCCGACGCGTTTGCCGAACAAGAAGGCCGGCGCCCCCGAATTATGATTGCCAAAATGGGACAGGACGGCCACGACCGCGGGGCAAAAGTAGTCGCCACTGGGTATGCCGATGTGGGCTTTGATGTTGATATTGCTCCACTGTTTCAAACCCCAAAGGAAGTTGCCAAACAAGCCGTTGAAAACGATGTGCATATTTTGGGGATTTCGTCGCAAGCAGCTGGACACAAAACTCTCGTTCCGCAGGTGATTGAAGAATTAAAAACTTACGGCCGAGAGGATATTTTAGTTATTGTTGGCGGGGTGATTCCAAAGCGCGACTACCAATTTTTATTTGATGCCGGAGTAGTTGCTGTATTTGGTCCAGGCACAAAAATAAGTGATGCCGCCGTGCAAGTTTTGGAAATTTTAATGGATTAA
- a CDS encoding AAA family ATPase yields MGKIIAIANQKGGVGKTTTSVNLAASLGVLEKKVLLIDADPQANATSGIGIDVESVEIGTYQLLEHSNIAKEAIIKTETPNLDIIPAHIDLVAIEIELVDKEQREYMLKKALQPIKDDYDYILIDCAPSLGLLTLNALTASNSVIIPIQCEYFALEGLGKLLNTIKSVQKIHNSELDIEGLLLTMYDSRLRLSNQVVEEVQKHFNDMVFQTIIQRNVRLSEAPSYGESIINYDASSKGADNYLSLAKEIINKNS; encoded by the coding sequence ATGGGTAAAATCATTGCAATTGCTAATCAAAAAGGTGGCGTAGGCAAAACTACTACTTCGGTGAATTTAGCAGCTTCACTCGGTGTTCTCGAAAAAAAAGTATTACTTATTGATGCCGACCCACAGGCAAATGCAACCTCAGGCATAGGCATAGATGTTGAGTCGGTTGAAATTGGAACCTATCAACTTTTAGAGCATTCCAACATTGCCAAGGAAGCCATTATCAAAACGGAAACGCCCAATTTGGATATTATTCCGGCCCACATCGATTTGGTTGCTATTGAAATTGAACTCGTTGATAAAGAACAACGGGAATACATGCTTAAAAAGGCACTGCAACCCATAAAGGACGACTACGATTACATTTTAATTGATTGTGCGCCGTCATTGGGCTTGTTAACACTAAATGCCCTTACGGCTTCCAACTCGGTCATCATTCCCATTCAATGCGAATATTTTGCTTTGGAAGGTTTGGGCAAATTATTAAATACGATAAAAAGCGTTCAAAAAATACACAACTCTGAATTGGATATTGAAGGCTTACTATTAACCATGTACGATTCGCGCTTACGCCTATCTAACCAAGTGGTTGAAGAGGTTCAGAAACATTTTAACGATATGGTGTTCCAAACCATCATTCAACGAAATGTACGCTTAAGTGAGGCGCCTAGCTATGGCGAAAGTATTATCAATTACGACGCAAGCAGTAAAGGAGCCGATAATTATTTAAGTTTGGCAAAAGAAATCATCAATAAAAACTCCTAA
- a CDS encoding septum formation initiator family protein, giving the protein MKLKNNKHLKPFKNIFLLISVVFVVWMFFFDANSWLIHHELNTEIEDLEDEKEYYRKEIEKDKADLKKLSTEEGMEKFAREEYYMKRENEEIYIIEYEDSLKTENDD; this is encoded by the coding sequence ATGAAACTAAAAAATAACAAACACCTAAAACCTTTTAAAAATATATTCCTGCTTATTTCGGTAGTATTTGTGGTTTGGATGTTTTTTTTCGATGCCAATTCTTGGTTGATTCACCATGAACTGAACACCGAAATTGAAGACTTGGAAGACGAAAAGGAATACTACAGAAAGGAAATTGAAAAAGACAAAGCCGATTTAAAAAAATTGAGCACTGAAGAAGGCATGGAAAAATTTGCTCGCGAGGAATATTACATGAAACGTGAGAATGAAGAAATTTATATCATTGAATACGAAGATAGTTTAAAAACCGAAAACGATGACTAA
- a CDS encoding cytochrome c, translated as MKIFIVCLSIILVNLFLPFNTNQYTQTSPLEESIERGAEIYKDFCVSCHLPTGEGIRKTYPPLAKSDYLMNNRTESIKGIKYGQKGEIVVNGQKYNGFMAPMGLSDDEVADVMNYITNSWGNKNDKMITKVEVAKVKK; from the coding sequence ATGAAAATCTTTATTGTTTGCTTATCAATCATCCTCGTAAACCTATTTTTACCGTTCAACACAAATCAATACACCCAAACTTCGCCGTTAGAGGAAAGCATAGAACGCGGCGCAGAAATTTATAAAGACTTTTGTGTTTCGTGCCACCTACCAACCGGTGAGGGCATCAGAAAAACGTATCCACCGCTGGCAAAATCCGATTACTTGATGAACAACAGGACGGAAAGCATAAAAGGCATCAAATACGGTCAAAAAGGCGAAATTGTGGTAAACGGACAAAAATACAACGGGTTTATGGCCCCCATGGGATTGAGTGATGACGAGGTGGCCGATGTGATGAACTACATTACCAACAGTTGGGGCAATAAAAACGACAAGATGATTACCAAAGTCGAAGTGGCCAAAGTGAAAAAATAA
- a CDS encoding TonB-dependent receptor — protein sequence MHNIKHHITFLIFVFTSWVAFGQTQSRGVMKNDETKTPIPDVLILNTTTTDTLFSDNKGYFPIKSKGIYVFKKEGFSTKTASINEVEHIVILLSPNPSQLNEVTIIANTNQTEATNTINIISKETIDQTQNVNFNQAFNLIPGVFMQSGALNTNRITIRGIGSRNLFGTAKIRAYFKDIPLTNGSGETNIEDFELASISNMQIVKGPTSSIYGAGLGGTIIINPEKLSQNHSEANSELTVGSFNLFKNTNKIGLRPKNNSFNLVHSQTESDGFRENNHYNRQTFTINSNHAINPNNNLSFLGSYVDLKAFIPSSISETNFLNNPKMADPNWRAAKGHEDSKRGVFGLSWEHLFKQKSKLKSSVFLSFRDAYEPRPFNILKDETLAYGLRTRLESRTKIFNIHIEYTIGGEWFKDRYNYKTFENRYRDFPDGTGSVEGNNLSHFEENRLYYNLFFETQIEVSKKTTLSAGANLNQTEYNLTDYFPISENNPDQSGAFKFKTILSPKFGINYQTSKKINLFGNISHGFSPITLNETLLPNGQINPNIKPETGWNFEIGIRGTTTNKKLNYSVSAFSMHIKNLLVSRRTAEDQFIGINAGKTRHNGVETNLNYIVKHTENGSLQVFSNLTWNRFKFKEFIDNDNNYSGNDLTGVPSHIFNLGLSLNSKNGFYGNIHFQHVGEIPITDSNSLYSDSYNLSRLKTGFKTNLNKKLKLNLFFGLNNIFDTAYASQILINASSFGGNAPRYYYPGNTINFYTGINLNYLF from the coding sequence ATGCACAACATCAAGCACCATATAACATTTTTAATTTTTGTTTTCACTTCTTGGGTCGCTTTCGGGCAAACCCAATCCAGAGGCGTCATGAAGAATGACGAAACCAAAACCCCAATACCAGATGTTCTTATTCTGAATACAACAACTACCGACACCCTATTTTCGGATAATAAGGGTTATTTCCCTATAAAATCAAAAGGAATTTATGTTTTTAAGAAAGAAGGGTTTTCAACAAAAACAGCGTCTATAAATGAGGTTGAACACATCGTTATCCTTCTATCCCCTAACCCCTCTCAACTTAATGAGGTTACCATCATAGCCAACACAAATCAAACTGAAGCTACTAATACCATTAACATTATTTCAAAAGAAACCATAGACCAAACCCAAAACGTCAATTTCAATCAAGCTTTTAATTTGATTCCTGGTGTTTTTATGCAAAGTGGAGCGCTTAACACCAACAGAATTACCATCCGCGGCATTGGCTCCAGGAATCTATTCGGAACTGCAAAAATAAGGGCTTACTTTAAGGATATCCCTCTTACCAATGGCAGCGGCGAAACCAATATTGAGGATTTTGAGCTAGCTTCAATTTCTAACATGCAAATCGTAAAGGGCCCTACTTCCTCAATTTATGGCGCTGGTTTGGGAGGCACCATCATTATTAATCCCGAAAAACTTTCACAAAACCACTCAGAAGCTAACTCCGAATTAACCGTAGGGTCATTCAACCTATTTAAAAACACTAACAAAATTGGTTTGAGACCCAAGAACAACAGCTTTAATCTGGTACACAGTCAAACTGAAAGCGATGGCTTTAGGGAAAACAACCATTACAACAGGCAAACGTTCACCATAAATTCCAATCACGCTATAAACCCCAATAACAACTTGAGTTTTCTGGGAAGTTATGTAGATTTAAAAGCGTTTATTCCCAGTTCGATTAGCGAAACCAACTTTTTGAACAACCCAAAAATGGCTGACCCAAATTGGCGAGCTGCCAAAGGACACGAGGACTCCAAAAGAGGAGTTTTTGGCCTGTCATGGGAACACCTTTTCAAGCAGAAAAGCAAATTAAAATCCAGTGTATTTCTTTCATTTAGGGATGCTTACGAACCAAGACCTTTTAACATTTTAAAAGATGAAACTTTGGCCTACGGACTGAGAACACGGTTGGAAAGTCGCACTAAAATTTTTAATATACATATTGAATACACCATTGGCGGCGAATGGTTTAAAGACCGTTATAATTACAAAACCTTCGAAAACCGTTACCGAGATTTTCCAGATGGTACTGGTAGCGTGGAAGGCAACAATCTGTCGCATTTTGAAGAAAACAGGCTTTATTACAATCTCTTTTTTGAAACACAAATTGAAGTCTCTAAAAAAACCACTTTGTCAGCCGGAGCAAACCTTAATCAAACCGAATACAACTTAACAGACTATTTCCCAATATCAGAAAACAATCCCGACCAATCGGGTGCATTCAAATTTAAAACCATTCTTTCACCTAAATTCGGAATTAACTACCAAACCTCAAAAAAGATTAATCTGTTCGGTAATATTAGTCACGGGTTTTCGCCAATCACATTAAACGAGACTTTACTGCCAAACGGACAAATCAATCCAAACATTAAACCCGAAACAGGTTGGAATTTCGAAATTGGAATCCGAGGCACTACTACAAACAAAAAACTCAACTATAGCGTATCGGCATTCAGCATGCACATTAAAAACCTATTGGTTTCAAGACGAACTGCAGAAGACCAATTCATCGGCATAAACGCTGGAAAAACAAGACATAATGGTGTAGAAACCAACCTCAATTATATTGTAAAACACACCGAAAATGGTTCACTGCAAGTCTTTTCGAATCTCACTTGGAATCGATTTAAGTTTAAGGAATTCATCGACAATGACAACAATTATTCTGGAAACGACTTAACGGGCGTACCATCGCACATATTCAATTTGGGGCTAAGCTTGAATTCCAAGAATGGTTTTTACGGCAATATCCATTTTCAGCATGTTGGAGAAATTCCCATTACCGACAGCAATAGTCTCTATTCCGACAGCTACAACCTCTCCCGGTTAAAAACAGGGTTTAAAACAAATCTTAATAAAAAGCTAAAATTAAACCTGTTCTTTGGCCTAAACAATATCTTTGATACAGCCTATGCCTCGCAAATTCTAATCAATGCATCGAGTTTTGGAGGCAACGCTCCCCGTTACTATTATCCGGGCAATACTATTAATTTTTACACCGGAATTAATTTAAATTACTTATTTTAA
- a CDS encoding Arm DNA-binding domain-containing protein: MQSQTIFTLSFWVNATRIKNNQVSVFARVTVNGKRANISLQRKVILSEWNSNKGRARENKQESLLLNRYLDQVKNRIYKAHDELVKLYRLM, encoded by the coding sequence ATGCAATCACAAACCATCTTTACCCTGTCATTTTGGGTTAATGCTACACGCATAAAAAACAATCAAGTTTCAGTTTTTGCAAGAGTTACTGTAAATGGTAAACGTGCAAATATTAGTCTGCAACGAAAAGTAATACTTTCCGAATGGAATTCTAACAAAGGAAGAGCAAGAGAGAATAAACAAGAATCACTGCTACTCAACAGATATTTAGACCAGGTTAAAAATAGAATCTACAAAGCTCACGATGAACTTGTAAAACTTTATAGATTAATGTAG
- a CDS encoding PQQ-dependent sugar dehydrogenase produces MKYIHSLIALTFIALSACAQQQESEVKAQEPQNLNYTTELIVPDLYIPWGMTFLPDGSMLITEKTGEIIHFKDGVKTNIENAPEVYVRGQGGLLDIKAHPNYKENGWIYITYSSQEGEGDGGNTALIRAKLSDDKLIEKQLLYKAEPNTKKGQHWGSRIEFDDEGYLYFSVGDRGSRDENPQDITRDGGKIYRLHDDGNIPEDNPFVNEAGAKTAIFSYGHRNPQGMVKNPFTGNIWVNEHGPKGGDEINIIEKGKNYGWPVISYGVNYSGTKFTEITEKEGMEQPLFYWVPSIAPSGMAIVSSDKYPDWKGNVLVGALKFEYLERLVVENNKVTQREKLFEGIGRLRNVIQAPDGFIYIAVEGKGIFKIVPKN; encoded by the coding sequence ATGAAATACATACATTCGCTCATAGCACTTACATTTATTGCGCTTTCGGCATGTGCCCAGCAACAGGAATCTGAAGTAAAAGCACAGGAGCCCCAAAATTTAAATTACACTACAGAATTGATTGTCCCAGATTTATACATTCCATGGGGCATGACGTTTCTCCCCGACGGAAGTATGCTCATTACCGAAAAAACAGGCGAAATCATCCATTTTAAAGACGGCGTTAAAACCAATATTGAAAACGCCCCCGAAGTTTACGTTCGTGGCCAAGGCGGATTGCTCGACATAAAAGCGCACCCCAATTACAAGGAAAACGGCTGGATTTACATTACCTACAGTTCTCAAGAAGGTGAAGGTGATGGCGGAAACACAGCTTTAATAAGAGCCAAATTAAGTGACGATAAATTGATTGAAAAACAACTGCTTTATAAAGCCGAACCGAACACCAAAAAAGGACAACATTGGGGCTCACGCATTGAGTTTGATGATGAAGGCTACCTCTATTTTTCAGTCGGTGATCGTGGAAGTCGGGATGAAAACCCACAAGACATTACACGCGACGGCGGAAAAATTTACCGCTTACACGACGATGGCAACATTCCCGAAGATAATCCATTTGTTAATGAAGCTGGAGCCAAAACAGCCATTTTCAGTTATGGTCACCGTAACCCACAAGGCATGGTTAAAAACCCGTTTACCGGAAACATTTGGGTAAACGAACACGGCCCAAAAGGTGGTGACGAAATCAACATAATTGAAAAGGGTAAAAATTACGGTTGGCCGGTCATTTCTTATGGCGTTAATTACAGCGGCACCAAGTTTACCGAAATCACCGAAAAAGAAGGCATGGAACAACCTTTGTTTTATTGGGTTCCTTCTATCGCACCGAGCGGTATGGCTATCGTTTCTTCAGATAAATACCCCGATTGGAAAGGCAACGTTTTGGTGGGCGCCTTAAAGTTTGAATATTTGGAACGTTTGGTGGTTGAAAACAATAAAGTCACCCAACGCGAAAAACTGTTTGAAGGCATTGGCCGATTACGAAACGTTATTCAAGCGCCCGATGGCTTCATTTATATTGCCGTTGAAGGCAAAGGTATTTTTAAAATCGTTCCAAAAAATTAA
- a CDS encoding T9SS type A sorting domain-containing protein — translation MKLKITLIILVLAINLNAQKWTSTLPDNPEEIFKSAIVYGYLNETIFASGNDGVQYYNNFIFSTDKGNTWSSPSPIFTNTSNKEQVVQFLGVKGRMYAAVNSNLGYKYYYSTDNGSTWVLDSDGLPGKYTASTDPEYKDAFVLAKLSEDYIVAYNTSASNFAYYKKVGDGVWKTLKTYPNDYYNIHTAFTSIGNTWYALNQGYVSNQNEKITKSTDFGETWQPISKAGLPNNFEGGFLVSNNRDKLFYGAGSTDANTTDVYVSEDEGATWVKTNAGELGNVEGETNLISNIYATNNDVIVTYYFPGFEDSPRYLYSNTENVLFKHGDVSGIVGGGPFMGKSFFDIGGQFYAMFRYILYTTNTGTLKVTKRDFTQQIMVHPNPATDIININSEAISFDWKLYNLTGGVVLFGNHNNGSLNGSKINIGNIGKGVYLFVTSEGYSEKIVVK, via the coding sequence ATGAAATTGAAAATTACCCTGATTATTCTTGTTTTAGCCATAAATTTAAATGCACAAAAATGGACCTCTACTTTGCCCGATAATCCAGAAGAAATATTTAAAAGTGCTATTGTTTACGGCTATCTAAATGAAACGATTTTTGCATCAGGAAATGATGGCGTACAGTATTATAATAATTTCATATTTTCAACAGATAAAGGTAACACCTGGAGTTCTCCTTCGCCTATTTTCACTAACACATCTAACAAAGAACAAGTCGTTCAGTTTTTGGGAGTAAAAGGCAGAATGTACGCTGCTGTAAATTCAAACTTAGGTTATAAATACTATTATTCAACCGACAACGGTAGTACATGGGTTTTGGATAGCGATGGTTTGCCAGGTAAATATACGGCTTCAACCGATCCGGAGTATAAAGATGCCTTTGTGTTAGCAAAATTGAGTGAAGACTATATTGTAGCGTACAATACGAGCGCTTCTAATTTTGCCTATTATAAAAAAGTTGGTGATGGGGTTTGGAAAACCTTGAAAACTTACCCGAATGACTACTATAATATCCACACCGCTTTTACCTCCATCGGAAATACGTGGTATGCACTAAATCAGGGTTATGTAAGCAACCAAAATGAAAAAATAACGAAGTCAACCGATTTTGGAGAAACGTGGCAACCCATTTCAAAAGCAGGTCTGCCGAATAATTTTGAAGGCGGTTTTTTAGTGTCGAATAATCGAGATAAATTGTTTTATGGCGCGGGGAGCACCGATGCCAATACAACCGATGTTTATGTTTCTGAAGATGAAGGCGCTACTTGGGTGAAAACCAATGCGGGCGAATTGGGAAATGTTGAAGGCGAAACAAATTTAATATCAAATATTTATGCGACAAATAATGATGTTATTGTTACTTATTATTTTCCCGGTTTTGAGGACTCGCCAAGGTATTTGTATTCTAATACAGAGAATGTGCTTTTTAAACATGGTGATGTCTCAGGTATAGTGGGGGGCGGCCCTTTTATGGGAAAAAGCTTTTTTGATATTGGTGGGCAGTTTTACGCTATGTTCAGGTATATTTTGTACACGACAAACACCGGCACGTTAAAGGTAACAAAAAGGGATTTTACGCAACAAATAATGGTACATCCAAACCCAGCAACCGATATCATTAATATAAATTCGGAAGCAATTTCTTTCGATTGGAAACTTTACAACCTTACGGGAGGGGTAGTTTTGTTCGGTAACCATAACAATGGAAGTTTGAATGGTTCCAAGATTAATATCGGAAATATTGGCAAAGGTGTATATCTGTTCGTAACCAGTGAAGGGTATAGTGAAAAAATAGTGGTAAAATAA
- a CDS encoding methylmalonyl-CoA mutase subunit beta translates to MTKSLFSEFNEVSAKQWKQKIQFDLQGADYNTLIWKSNEGIDVKPFYHADDFDALPEISNTKASQWKICQSIYVAQVEKSNATAIDAINRGADSILFIMPSEDISVEALLNNIDVTAVSVHFKPLFLSEEFVEKTLQFSKNTVIETDVIGHLAKTGNWYKSLNHDFKQFESIVKNTKSFSVDLSLYQNAGANMVQQLAYGLAHANEYLNQLHQKNFPENDFWKQIEVNFNVSIGTNYFFEIAKFRALRKLWATLADEYNVNPNCHIFATPTKRNKTLYDYNTNMLRTTTECMSAVLGGANTICNLPYNSIYKKSNAFGERIARNQLLILKHESYFNVVDNPADGAYYIETLTNQLAEKALTLFKDIESQGGFLKQLKNGIIQKKIKENASKEQEQFSTKQTVLVGSNQYQNPDDRMKSELVLYPFFKTNPRKTLIEPIIEKRLAEPVEQNRLKKEQ, encoded by the coding sequence ATGACTAAATCGCTATTTAGCGAATTTAACGAGGTTTCTGCCAAACAATGGAAACAGAAAATACAGTTCGATTTACAAGGGGCCGATTACAATACGCTCATTTGGAAATCGAACGAGGGTATTGATGTTAAGCCATTTTACCATGCCGATGATTTTGATGCACTTCCCGAAATATCGAACACCAAAGCATCACAATGGAAGATTTGTCAATCCATCTATGTGGCGCAAGTTGAAAAATCGAACGCCACGGCCATTGATGCTATTAATCGTGGCGCCGACAGCATTCTTTTTATTATGCCTTCGGAAGATATTTCAGTTGAAGCATTATTAAATAACATTGATGTAACTGCAGTATCCGTTCATTTCAAGCCTCTTTTTCTATCAGAAGAATTTGTTGAAAAAACATTACAGTTTTCAAAAAACACTGTTATTGAAACCGATGTTATTGGGCATTTAGCCAAAACCGGAAACTGGTACAAGTCATTGAATCACGATTTTAAGCAATTCGAAAGTATTGTTAAAAACACAAAATCCTTTTCAGTAGATTTGTCGCTTTACCAAAATGCCGGAGCCAATATGGTGCAGCAGCTGGCCTACGGTTTGGCGCACGCCAATGAATATTTGAACCAACTCCATCAAAAGAATTTTCCTGAAAATGATTTTTGGAAACAGATTGAAGTAAATTTCAATGTTTCCATAGGCACCAATTATTTTTTCGAAATCGCCAAATTCCGTGCCCTACGAAAACTTTGGGCAACACTGGCCGATGAATATAACGTCAACCCCAATTGCCACATTTTTGCCACCCCAACCAAACGCAACAAAACGCTGTACGATTACAACACCAATATGTTGCGCACCACCACAGAATGCATGAGTGCCGTTTTAGGTGGTGCCAATACCATTTGCAATTTGCCTTATAATTCCATCTACAAAAAAAGCAATGCTTTTGGCGAACGTATTGCCAGAAATCAATTGCTCATTTTAAAACATGAAAGCTATTTTAATGTGGTGGATAATCCCGCCGACGGAGCTTATTACATTGAAACCCTCACCAACCAATTGGCCGAAAAAGCACTGACCCTTTTTAAGGACATTGAAAGCCAAGGCGGTTTTTTAAAACAATTGAAAAACGGCATCATTCAAAAGAAAATAAAAGAAAACGCCTCCAAAGAACAAGAACAGTTCAGCACAAAGCAAACTGTTTTAGTGGGCAGCAACCAATACCAAAACCCTGATGACCGGATGAAAAGCGAATTAGTACTTTATCCATTCTTTAAAACAAACCCACGAAAAACATTAATTGAACCCATTATAGAAAAACGTTTAGCCGAACCTGTGGAACAAAATCGATTAAAAAAAGAACAATGA